The window CCAGCAGTCACAGTCCTCGCCTCAGCATCTTTGTTGTTCTCGCACCCGGTTGTGGCATTCTGCGAGGATATTCATCTCAAGAACGGCAACACGATCAGCGGACACATCCTCTCTGAAGATGACAAGCAAGTGCTCATGGCGACGGAGTTCTCACCCCCGATCGCTGTCCTGAAGTCGTTCATCGCCTCCATTGAGGGGCCTCGCGAGACCGAGAGAGCCCCGGAACAGGAAAAGGATGTGGCACAAACCCCTTCGCCGTGCGTCACAAGCTGTGTGTTACTGACGCGGCACTGGGACTCGTGGGCGAACATTGGTTTTAGCTTTACCGGCGGAAATGTGCAAACCTCTACTCTGTCTGGTGGGTCGAAGACGACCTGGGCTGACGGCCCTAACAAGCTCACATTTCAGGTCTCAAACTACTGGGACGTAAATCGCGGACTGGGCCAGAACATCAGCGTGGATTGGGGCGAGGCACGGTACCAGCGCAGCCTTCACGCCGGCAAGTGGTTCGCATGGGTGGCGGACGAATTCGAGCGCGATCCCGGAAAGCTTCTTGTGATTCGCACCGCGCCGGGCGCAGGTCTCGGATACAGACTTCTGCAGCAAAAAAGCACCAGGATGGAGCTCTATTCCGGATTTGACTGGAATCTGGCGGGGTATTCCACCTTGCCTAATTCATCCAGTGCTGAATTTGTAATTGGGAATACACTTCAACGGCAAATCACACCCCGCACCCAGATTGAAGAGACATACCGTATCTATTTAGACCTGTCGTCAGGCACGACACCGCGTCAGCTTTTGGATGCAACCGTTACTGCGAACATGGCGAGGCAAATGTTCTTTTATATTTCAGGCGTGAATCGATATGAGCCCAATCCGAACACAGGTGTCAAGTCCAACGATCTTCTCCTCCTTGCGGGTTTGCGATGGGCTTTTTTCAGGCGAGGTGAATAGAGCGCATGCCCGAATCCTACAACACCATTGCGGGAACCAGCGTGGAGCGTCTGGCCGCGATCAGTGACGGAGTGTTTGCCGTTGCGATGACACTGTTGGTACTGGACATTCACACCCCGGCAACCGAATTGATACACGGCGAGCTGGATCTACTGCGCAGTCTTCGGCTGCTCCTCCCTCGATTGCTGGTTTATGTGATGAGCTTCCTCACCCTCGGGATCTTCTGGATCGGACAGCAGACGCAACTCAATCTCCTGGAACGGTCCAGCCGCAACCTTTCCTGGATTCACATCGCCTTCCTTTTTGCGGTTTCGATCACACCATTTTCCACCCAGTTGCTGGCCCAGTTTCTTACTTTCCGTACAGCTCTGTTGGCCTATTGGCTGAATATCTTCCTGTTGGGAACGATACTGTTCCTGAGTTGGCGTTCTGCAATTGGATCGGGTGTAGTCAAGAAGGATATACAACCGTCGGTTCCGAACGCAGTCCAGCGTCGAATCCTAGGAGCGCAGGCCCTGTACGCTATCGGTGCGGGGCTGTGTGTTGTCAATACATATTTGAGCGTTGCGGTCATTATCGCGTTGCAACTCAACTACGCGATTGCGCCACGTTCGTTTTGGAAAGAATTCAGGCGTGAGAAAAGGTTGTCGTAGTTACGAGTGCATCCCGGAGCGTCCGTCGCGCATCGCAATTCAATTTGCTGGAGGTTGATGTGTTAATCGCGAGAAGTCGGCCTGCGTCTAGGAATGAATTTGCATGTGGTCTCAAATATCGATAACAGGCCTTAGCACTCATTGAGAACCCAGCTTGGCAAGATCACGGTCTCTCGATAAGTGACTGGGCGATTCTGCCCCAACCCAGAATCGTTAGTCACACACCTTAGCCTTGGCTCCGCTTGATGCGGTGTAAATCTAGGTCGGCTAGTCCGAAAGAATACTTGGCCAGTTGAGCAGGAGTTCGACGTCACCCCCGCTGATCGAGCTATCGCGCTCGAGCAGAAGGAAACGAGAGCCATCACTCGCGACGTCGTACAGCGGGCTTCTGGTCGCATTGGCCAGTGCCGTACGGAAGAGCGGTTTTGGTCTCATCCCCCGACTTCTTTCGCTGGCGGATAAATCCAAACACATCAACGATTGGTCCTCGGCAATATAAAACAATTCTTCGCTATCCTGCCGCCATCGAGGGCAGGATCCGCCATCCACGGAGACCCGGCGGAGATTTTTCATGCTGGGAAAGCTGGCCAGGTAAACTTCCATTCTGCCAGAACTGTTCGACCCAAACGCCAGCGACCTGCCATCCGGAGACAAGCCCGTGCTACCCACGAATCCGTTCGAGTCGATGAGGTGCCACTGCAACGGGCTAATCGCGGACCATTCGATAACCGAGTGGATGCCATCCTTCGAGCGTTCAACAATCACTGTGAGACCATCGGGCGATAAGCCGCAAATGTTGCCGCCCGCGATGGTCTGCACAAATTCTTCCGGGCCTCGAGGATCTACACTTCGACGGAACAGCTTTCTCTGAACGAAGTCTCTGTAGTACAGCATCTTGCCATCGTGAATCCAGACTACGGAATCAACATGATCGGCGTCCGAGAGCACCTCCATTTGACCATTCGCTAAAGAGGCAGTCCACGCTCGAAAGATACCGGTCAACGCGTCATGACGGACAATCGCCACGAAACGACCATCAGGTGAGATCGTGGCTTGCCAATAGTCGTCTGGCTTGCCCAATATCCCAAGATGACGGCCTTCTCTATCGCGCCAGACCAGTGTGGAACGAACCTGCGCATCGGTGCGCAAGGCCAGGGCCCCGGTGTCCGAAGCGCTGACCTGACCAGCATGGTCAAGCAGGATATGCTCCGCGCCGAAAGCTTTTCCGTTGTTGCAGTCGAATCCTTGCGCGACAAGTTTGCCGGCCTGCTGAGTTATTAGAAAATGCTGGTCCGAATCCGGAACGGCCCCCAGAGCGAACTGGCCGTCAGCCACCAAAACTCTACGGCGGTGTTGTCTGTGATCGAGCGATTCGAGATAGATACCCCTTTTTTCCAAGCTGGACGACCGTGAAAAATATAGAAAACGGTTACCATCAGGCAGGAAAACGGGAAACCGATGGGAGTTCTCGCCTGCGCCCGCGTCTAACACCGTCACAGGAACTGCGGTCCCACCCGTTGCGCCGATTCGGAAGATCCCTCGCAGGTTCGGTGCGAAAAGGATGGTGTCACCGTTCCAGCAGCCCCCTCTCGGTTCGACAACATCGCAGAGAATAACAAAGCTCCCGCCGAAAGCGGGCGTCCTCTTTAATTGTCCATCCGCAAAAAAACCAATGTGATGACTGTCTGGCGACCAGAATGGCAGCGAAGCGGACTGCGTTCCCTCCATCCGGATCATATGATTCGACTTTAGCGGGCGGCGGAAAAGATATGCTCCCTGGGAGGTGCTGAGTGAGACCACGATTTCGCTTCCATCAGGTGCGATCACCGGGGCCCCTAAGAGTTGACCAACGTCTGCAGCCATGGCGCCATCTATAAGTGGGACCGCGACGCTCATCGCCGGTGGCAACCGCCTCCTCCGCGCAAACCAAGCTACGCTCCCGATCGAGGCAATCGCTGCTGCTGCCCAAAGAAAGGTGCGACGACTGACGCCAGTGAAGGTATTCGCCCCGGTGATTCGAACGGGGAACGGTTCTGATTCGTTCCCGGGCGTTTGATTTTTTGTTGATACGGTCCCTTCGACTGAGACCTCCGCGATGAATCGGTACCCTCGCCGGGGTGCTGTCTGGATGTACCGAGGTGAAGCCGCTGAATCGCCCAGCGCCTCGCGTAACCGGTTAACGGCGTTATTAAGGCCGTGGTCGAAGTCGCCAAACGTATCACCTGGCCATAGCTCCGAGCGCAATTCCTCTCGCGTCACCAACTCCCCGCGCCTTTGAACGAGCAGCACCAGCAGCCGGGCTGGTTGCACCGCAAGCCGCTCCTGTCGGCCTTGGCGCGTCAGGCAGCAGGTCCTAAGATCCAGCTCAAACGGGCCGAATCGTACCGCTTTCGCGTGTCGTGGGGGAGCGATCACAGCGAATCCTCACGTGTTGCAGAGTGGCAACCTAGCATACAAGGCCCTTCCTGCAGTCACAATAGGCTTATAAACCACTCATAAGAGGCTACTTGCGTGTGGAGAGTTTGGGGACATAATCGAGAGCCCCCGGTGATTGCGCCTAGCAGGTGGTTCGCGCAAGGTAATCCCCTCCAACTAGGAGCTATCGGGAGTCAATCATGAAAACGCGCATTATAGAGTCGCTTCGGTCCCCCCTCGCCGTCAAACTTTCTATCGCGATCTGGTTCGCCTTATTAGTGCACTCACAACTCCAAGCGCAAAACGTAGTCACGCAGTGGAACGATATTGCGATTACGCAGGCGCGCGCCAGCACCGCACCGGGTGCCACCTCTGCAGGAGCCACGAGCCTTTACGTCGCGTATGTCGAGCTCGCAGTGTACAACTCGGTCGTCGCGATCGAAGGCCACTTTGAGCCCTACGAGTACACCGTACCCGCGGCCAAGGGCTCATCTCCCGACGCCGCTGCGGTGGAGGCCGCCTATCGCATGCTGCTGCATTTGCTGCCCGATCGGGCAACGGCACTTACCGCGGCCTACAGCTTGTCGATGGCGGCGATCCCAGACGGCCCCTCCAAGACCGCGGGCCAATCTGTCGGCCTGTTCTCAGCTAACACGCTCATCTCTTTGCGTGCGGGTGATGGCCTTGGCGTTCCATGGCCATACAGCTATCCATCCACACCGGAGCCCGGCGTCTATATCCCAACCCCCGGGGTCACCTCGCTGGTGACGCCATGGGCAGGCCAGATGAGACCGTTCACTTTCAACAACCCCGCTCAGTTCTTGCCGGATGAGCCGCCTCCAGCTTTGAGGAGCAGGGAATGGGCCGAAGACTACAACGAGGTGAAGTTGCTGGGAGCGGTGGACAGCACAGTCCGGACGCCGGCTCAAACCGAAATCGGCCTCTTTTGGACCGATCACACCACTACACAGTACGGACGCATGCTGCAGTTGCTGGCCATGCAGGAGAACATGAACCTTTTGGACAGCTCGCGCCTGATGGCAATGTCTTTTACTTCACTCGCCGACGCCTACATCGGCTGCTTCAACGCCAAGTATCACTTCAGCTTTTGGCGGCCAGTCACGGCGATTCGCAACGGGGACATCGACGGCAACGAGCTAACGGTTGCTGACCCGGCATGGACCCCCCTGGGCGTCACGCCCGGGCATCCCGAGTATCCGGCCGCTCATGCGTGCCTTACCGGCTCGCTCGCGAACACGCTGGAGCAATACTTTGGAACACCGCGCGTGCACCTCACCGTCAGCAGTGCGGTCACCAACACAACCCACTACTTCCAGAACGTTCATGAACTTGAACGCGAGATAGAAGGCGCACGCATCTACGCAGGCTTTCACTACCACCACTCCTTGGTCCAGGGGTTTCTCCTGGGGCACAAGGTCTCACAGAACGTCACTGCCAAATACTTCGGCCCGGAAAGGAGCCACCACAAGGACGAAGACCGTTGAGCCGTCATCCATTGTGCGTCAGCGTTGCCATGTAGCCCTCCATGGCAGCGCTGAATAATGATGCCAAGACTAGTAGTGTGACGCGAGCGTGGCTGGATCTGGAGAGGGTGTTGCACAACGCTCCTATGCTTCGCTCTTCTTGGCTTCTGCAGATCCCGTCTAAAGGAGGGGACAACAAAGAAAATACGCGCAACATGGTCTCGGGGGGGTGCCGAACCCGGCGGCCGCGGTCCGTTTTTCGTGATTTCACATTTATCAGGCGATTGATGTCTGGAGCTCGGATGGAAGTGCCGGACCGGTTTATCCTCGCCGGAAATGCCTTCAGATGTGGTGAGTACAGCTTTTCCGGCGATCAATGCTACTGGATGAGCGCATTGGCGATTTATCGCTCATCCAGATCGCTACCAATTGAGAATGGCGTTTCCAGCCGATTATCCGCTGAGACTTAAGGATAGGAGATCGAATCGGTCGGCTACTTGATCTGTGCTGGCTCTACTGGATAAAGGAAGGTGATCGCAGGACCGAAGCGTTCTCCCCAAAATTTATCCTGATGCTGTCCGCCCGGCTCAACGGTCAGCTTGACTTCAGGATGGTTCATCAGGCTCTTCTTCATGTTGTCGGCAAGCGTCCGGCTCATGGCGACGAAGGCAGTATCGAAATCAGGAAATCCGTGCGCCGCAGCATCAGACGGCGGTACTTCGGTCGTACCTACCCCGATCGAAATCCGCGCAGGCCCTTGCACGATCGTCGAAGTATCTTGCATAACTTTGCCATTTCCGACTTGCAGCGAAGTGCTTTCGAGCAAGCCAAGACCGAATGTGTCGGGCTGGTCGAGCAGAAGACTCAGCGCAGCGATGGAACCCAACGAAGCACCACCCACGCCGCGGTGGGTGCGGTCTGCAATCGTCCTGTAGCGTCCGTCGACTAGAGGCAGAACCTCCCGCGTCACGAATGCTGAGAGCTTTTGCGGTGCGTCCGACATCGCACCATATCTTGAGTATTCGTCCTCGCGACGGCCCGGTCCTGCGTTGTCGATCCCGACCAAAATCAAGGGCTGCACGGCATCCTTGGCAATCAGATCGGTCACGGTTTCATCGACGTGCCACTCATCTTGACCTGGCCGCGCTGTGCATCGGTCAAAAAGATCCTGCCCATCGAAGATATAGAGCACGGGATAGCGCTTGGAAGAGTTAGCTGGAGCTAAATAACCAGGTGGAAGCCACACTCGTAAGGTACGGTTATCGCCATACACGTGGCTCTGCAACGGAACCACCGCAAGCATGCCGGTCACCGTACTCTTACAGGATGTTGCCTGTGCCTGCGTCGTAAGCGATGAGGCACAGATAAAGCACAGAGTGAGCAGACCTACAGAAGCGGTACGGCGACTCATCATAATGCCTCTCATAAGCTGATCTATCAGAATTTGGACGAACGTTGAGAACTATATAGGACGGGCATGTGAAATTGGGAGATGCCTAGACGCGACTAGAGCACGAAGACAGCTTCGCGGGAACAGGTAACGTGAAGCCGACATCGCGGAAGTTATACACCCGCTTTCATTGTCGAGAACAAGCCTGTGCACGTTTCCAGAGCCTTTCAGCTTCGAATTGTGAATTGGCGATTGGCACTCATCCGGAGTCGCGGCCCTTTAAAGAAGCTTTCCATCTCAGCTCTTGCTGCGGCCAAGGCAATCTGGGGTGGTTTCTCTTTATAGAAGTTGTTCTGAGGTCCCACCCCAGTCCTCCGGCAGCATGTCAGCTACCGACTGTGAAAACGTCCAGGAATGACCTGCAAGATCCTCAGCTACGTACTGCCGCTCTCCGTAAGGATGGGTGGCTGGTTCCTGTGTGATTTTTGCGCCATGCTTTCTCGCAAGATCGCAGTGAGCGTCCGCATCGTCGATGCGGACAGTAATCGAGTGGCCGAGACCAACAGGGCTCCCGATCTCAAGCGGGCGAAGTTCTCTTACGATGACTGCGCCTTCTCCGACGTTGAGCTGCACGCGGTGCGTGTCAACTCGCAGCCGGATCGTAAAGGCAAACGCATGACACAGCCAGGCTGCTGCCTCTTCCGCATCAATGTAAGCGAGCACCGGGATCACCGTGGCTCGAGGTATAGACCGATTCCAGATCATCTGCGCACGCCCCATAGCATTCGAACCGACTAGAGCGACTACGACACTCTGATCTTATCCAGCTCCATGTCAGTTGTCCCACGGAGTTCCTGAAACAGACATCAAAGTCACCTTCTCCTAGCAGTTATTAGGTCGCTTCAATCTCTGATAACAGGGCGATGCACTCGTCGACAGGCTCAGACTACTCTTCGCGCAGCTCTGAAGCGAAGCTCTTCGGAATTAAGTTCTCCGATCTCCACGTCTCGAAAGAGAGCTCTGGTGTGGTCAACTCAAATGCCAACTCTTCGAAGCGTAATACCTCGCTGATGAAGACTCTGCTCTTGTGCTATCAAATGTCGCCGCTATTGTTGACTCGTCGCAGCAGGAGACCCTTCGGGTACGTGAAGTCTGGTAACTTGCGCGGCAGTCGGATCGAGCTCGGGATATAAAGACTTGCGGGAACTTGTTTGTTCAGGCCTTCGTGCGGGCGTTCGTTATTGAACACGTATCGAAAGTTATCGAAGCGGCTCTGCTGTGCGCGAAGGGATGCCGCCAGCGGTTTCGTCGTGTCCTCCTTTAGCGTTCGATGCATCCGCTCATGGCGACCGTTTTGTTGAGGTCGACCTGCTTGAATGCGCTCGTGCATGATCCCAATCTCCATCCAGCCGAGTGAGAGTTTCGACAGCTCTAATAGCTCTGTGTCTGCAAACGGTGCGCCGTCGTCGGTCCTGATCCGTGCTGGAACTCCACACTCCCGCATGGCTGCTTCGCAGATTGCTCGGACTTGGCTGAGGTCCATGCGCGAAACAATCTGGCAACGAATCAGGTAATGGCTATGCGCTTAGGCGGCCTATGGGCGCCTGCAGGGCGTCCGTTTTCGGTTCTCCCCGTGCGAAGCCTAGCCAATTATCGACTACCTCGATTCGACGGTCAAAACGCGAAAATCAAGTCGGAACCCCTGGTAGCTTTTCGACATGAAAGTTCGAAGAACCTTCGTAGAACGTCACTAACTGATTTGCTACGACACCTTTGTAGATCTCTATGGCTCCTAGGGGCCACCGGAGTTCTATGTCGGCTTTTTCGGCTGCCCCTAGGCCGAAATGCAGGCGTGGATCGTTTGAGGATACGTAGCTGGATTGACTAAGCACCTCTTGGACCTGCAATTTACCGTTGCTGCGAAGGAGCACCCTAGCTCCAATTGCGCTGCGATTGCTCTTTGTTCCCCGCAGTCGGATCTTAATCCAGTGATTCACCGAGGGCGCGTCATTGCGCAGCAGCGACGGAGGCTCATTTTGGTTCATGATCACGATGTCGAGATCCCCGTCATTGTCGAAATCGCCGAAAGCGCAGCCGCGACTGACATGACGCGAAGCTAGCGCTGGTATCTTTTCCTCGTCGAGTTCTTGAAAGGTTCCATTTCCCAGATTGCGGAATACTAGACGGGGCCCCCGGCGAGGATATCTTGGATACTTTGCTTCGAGCTCTGGATAGACCTGGCCTGTCACCAAGAAGATGTCGGGAAAACCGTCGTTATCCAGATCGACGAGTCCGATACCCCAACTCACAAAGCGCTGTTCGTGCATCAAGCCGGATTGCATAGTGACATCTTCAAATTCGCCCTTACCCGAACAATGGTAAAGACCAGTTGGTTGGTTCATAAAGTGGGTACGAACAATATCGAGATGGCCATCACAATCGTAATCCCCTACCCCAACGCCCATACCGGCCATTTCCCTGCCTTCATCGCTTAGGGCCACTCCGCGCATCAAACCTTCCTCCCGGAAGGTGCCATTATGGTTGTTCATTAGCAACAAGCTGGGCGTGGAATCACCAGCCACGAAGATGTCGGGCCATCCATCCTCGTCCACATCGAAGGCGACCGCGGTCAGGGCATAGGAACCGCGGAATGACGCAATACCAGATTCCTTTGAGACATCCGTGAATGTCCCATCTCTGTTATTGCGGTACAACAAATTCGTCGGTATGGGCAGGCCTGAAGGGCCACAGTTAACCGGAACAGCTTCGAAGCTGCAGTTCGGACGTTCGAGCGAGGGCTTAGGCAAGTTTTCAATATCTACATCTGCGTAATTGGCTACGAAGAGATCTAGCCAACCATCGCGGTTGTAATCCACAAAAGTACATCCAGATCCAAAACGTGTTAAGGAACTTCCCAATCCCGCCTGCTTTGTGACATCCGTGAATGTGCCGTCGCCGTTATTACGGTACAGGCGATTCTGGCCAAAGTAGGTCACGAACAAATCTTCAAATCCATCATTGTTGTAATCTCCTACACATACTCCTATTGCCCATCCCGCGTCGGTCAGACCAGCTTTTTTCGTCACATCGGTGAAGGTGCCGTCACGATTGTTGCGGTAGAGATGATTGCTAGCTCCAGCAGGAATCTCAGACAGTCTGCGCCCACCCAGGATGAAGATGTCCATCCAGCCGTCGTTGTCATAATCAAAAAAGGCGCAGCCACCTCCCATTATTTCGGTTATGTACGTCGCTTCAGCTTTTTCCCCATAAAAAAGAATATCCTTGAGTCCGGCCGATTCGGTTACATCCACAAACTGTGAGAATGGAGTCGAGCCTTTTTTTGCCGATTCGCTGCTGAAGATGTTGGGGGGGAACGCTGCTGATGCCGCAACGGCCGAGATTGTTTTTAGAAAGTCGCGGCGTGGTTGCGTAAAGGTCTTAGACCATTGGGCCCTGGGCACTTTCATCATCGTTATCTTCTCCGTTTGATTAGCGGAGCTCTCGCAAGTGCGAGGTTCGATACAACAGCCGATCTTTACGACAACGGCCCAATTTAGATAGCTCCGCCCGCCAGAATGGTGAGGAATATTCCATGGTGCGGTCTACTTAGGCACCCAGCTTGGGTTGATCCCGCAGATTCGTTCCAGGGAAAAACAAAGGACGTCACAGCTCAATCGATGCCTTGGCTGAAGCCTTTCAGGACCGACATTTTCTAAACGAGGATCATGCTGCAACGAACAACTTCCCTGGCCCTTCATTTAGAGCGTACCCGTTGCAAGACATAGTGCTTTATCAAGTAGCGACGCAGTTGCGTCAACTTCTATCTCGAATAGCAAGTCGTCACGGCAGATGGTCGAATGCACAGGCAGAATTGGCAATTGGGGAATTCCGCGTTCTCGGCAGCAGGCTTCGAAAGCAGGCAACTCCTCGATATCCCGAAAATAAGCGATC is drawn from Edaphobacter lichenicola and contains these coding sequences:
- a CDS encoding DUF481 domain-containing protein, with amino-acid sequence MRPAVTVLASASLLFSHPVVAFCEDIHLKNGNTISGHILSEDDKQVLMATEFSPPIAVLKSFIASIEGPRETERAPEQEKDVAQTPSPCVTSCVLLTRHWDSWANIGFSFTGGNVQTSTLSGGSKTTWADGPNKLTFQVSNYWDVNRGLGQNISVDWGEARYQRSLHAGKWFAWVADEFERDPGKLLVIRTAPGAGLGYRLLQQKSTRMELYSGFDWNLAGYSTLPNSSSAEFVIGNTLQRQITPRTQIEETYRIYLDLSSGTTPRQLLDATVTANMARQMFFYISGVNRYEPNPNTGVKSNDLLLLAGLRWAFFRRGE
- a CDS encoding TMEM175 family protein → MPESYNTIAGTSVERLAAISDGVFAVAMTLLVLDIHTPATELIHGELDLLRSLRLLLPRLLVYVMSFLTLGIFWIGQQTQLNLLERSSRNLSWIHIAFLFAVSITPFSTQLLAQFLTFRTALLAYWLNIFLLGTILFLSWRSAIGSGVVKKDIQPSVPNAVQRRILGAQALYAIGAGLCVVNTYLSVAVIIALQLNYAIAPRSFWKEFRREKRLS
- a CDS encoding TolB-like translocation protein is translated as MAADVGQLLGAPVIAPDGSEIVVSLSTSQGAYLFRRPLKSNHMIRMEGTQSASLPFWSPDSHHIGFFADGQLKRTPAFGGSFVILCDVVEPRGGCWNGDTILFAPNLRGIFRIGATGGTAVPVTVLDAGAGENSHRFPVFLPDGNRFLYFSRSSSLEKRGIYLESLDHRQHRRRVLVADGQFALGAVPDSDQHFLITQQAGKLVAQGFDCNNGKAFGAEHILLDHAGQVSASDTGALALRTDAQVRSTLVWRDREGRHLGILGKPDDYWQATISPDGRFVAIVRHDALTGIFRAWTASLANGQMEVLSDADHVDSVVWIHDGKMLYYRDFVQRKLFRRSVDPRGPEEFVQTIAGGNICGLSPDGLTVIVERSKDGIHSVIEWSAISPLQWHLIDSNGFVGSTGLSPDGRSLAFGSNSSGRMEVYLASFPSMKNLRRVSVDGGSCPRWRQDSEELFYIAEDQSLMCLDLSASERSRGMRPKPLFRTALANATRSPLYDVASDGSRFLLLERDSSISGGDVELLLNWPSILSD
- a CDS encoding vanadium-dependent haloperoxidase; the protein is MKTRIIESLRSPLAVKLSIAIWFALLVHSQLQAQNVVTQWNDIAITQARASTAPGATSAGATSLYVAYVELAVYNSVVAIEGHFEPYEYTVPAAKGSSPDAAAVEAAYRMLLHLLPDRATALTAAYSLSMAAIPDGPSKTAGQSVGLFSANTLISLRAGDGLGVPWPYSYPSTPEPGVYIPTPGVTSLVTPWAGQMRPFTFNNPAQFLPDEPPPALRSREWAEDYNEVKLLGAVDSTVRTPAQTEIGLFWTDHTTTQYGRMLQLLAMQENMNLLDSSRLMAMSFTSLADAYIGCFNAKYHFSFWRPVTAIRNGDIDGNELTVADPAWTPLGVTPGHPEYPAAHACLTGSLANTLEQYFGTPRVHLTVSSAVTNTTHYFQNVHELEREIEGARIYAGFHYHHSLVQGFLLGHKVSQNVTAKYFGPERSHHKDEDR
- a CDS encoding alpha/beta hydrolase — translated: MMSRRTASVGLLTLCFICASSLTTQAQATSCKSTVTGMLAVVPLQSHVYGDNRTLRVWLPPGYLAPANSSKRYPVLYIFDGQDLFDRCTARPGQDEWHVDETVTDLIAKDAVQPLILVGIDNAGPGRREDEYSRYGAMSDAPQKLSAFVTREVLPLVDGRYRTIADRTHRGVGGASLGSIAALSLLLDQPDTFGLGLLESTSLQVGNGKVMQDTSTIVQGPARISIGVGTTEVPPSDAAAHGFPDFDTAFVAMSRTLADNMKKSLMNHPEVKLTVEPGGQHQDKFWGERFGPAITFLYPVEPAQIK
- a CDS encoding VOC family protein; translated protein: MIWNRSIPRATVIPVLAYIDAEEAAAWLCHAFAFTIRLRVDTHRVQLNVGEGAVIVRELRPLEIGSPVGLGHSITVRIDDADAHCDLARKHGAKITQEPATHPYGERQYVAEDLAGHSWTFSQSVADMLPEDWGGTSEQLL
- a CDS encoding integrase core domain-containing protein, which gives rise to MRECGVPARIRTDDGAPFADTELLELSKLSLGWMEIGIMHERIQAGRPQQNGRHERMHRTLKEDTTKPLAASLRAQQSRFDNFRYVFNNERPHEGLNKQVPASLYIPSSIRLPRKLPDFTYPKGLLLRRVNNSGDI
- a CDS encoding CRTAC1 family protein yields the protein MMKVPRAQWSKTFTQPRRDFLKTISAVAASAAFPPNIFSSESAKKGSTPFSQFVDVTESAGLKDILFYGEKAEATYITEIMGGGCAFFDYDNDGWMDIFILGGRRLSEIPAGASNHLYRNNRDGTFTDVTKKAGLTDAGWAIGVCVGDYNNDGFEDLFVTYFGQNRLYRNNGDGTFTDVTKQAGLGSSLTRFGSGCTFVDYNRDGWLDLFVANYADVDIENLPKPSLERPNCSFEAVPVNCGPSGLPIPTNLLYRNNRDGTFTDVSKESGIASFRGSYALTAVAFDVDEDGWPDIFVAGDSTPSLLLMNNHNGTFREEGLMRGVALSDEGREMAGMGVGVGDYDCDGHLDIVRTHFMNQPTGLYHCSGKGEFEDVTMQSGLMHEQRFVSWGIGLVDLDNDGFPDIFLVTGQVYPELEAKYPRYPRRGPRLVFRNLGNGTFQELDEEKIPALASRHVSRGCAFGDFDNDGDLDIVIMNQNEPPSLLRNDAPSVNHWIKIRLRGTKSNRSAIGARVLLRSNGKLQVQEVLSQSSYVSSNDPRLHFGLGAAEKADIELRWPLGAIEIYKGVVANQLVTFYEGSSNFHVEKLPGVPT